One Candidatus Latescibacter sp. DNA window includes the following coding sequences:
- a CDS encoding FKBP-type peptidyl-prolyl cis-trans isomerase: MQEAKALRFLLSALLISSLPLVACSNKGGGKAEFKNDVDKASYAIGMQIGRNFKDNKIDPADLNLAMFQKGITDILDNKATALPDSDIAKVMDAFSTKLKAKQETALKKEKSENQAKASAFLAENAKKTGVITLPPDSLQYTVMKEGAGPMPKPTDTVKILYKGTLIDGTEFDSSQVHGGQPIEFPVNQVIPGWTEIIPMMKVGSKWKVFIPPKLAYGERATPKIGANSLLIFEIELLEISPPAPTSAQAPDVKLSPKPRVAPKK; encoded by the coding sequence ATGCAGGAAGCAAAGGCTTTACGATTTCTTTTATCTGCCTTGCTTATTTCTTCTCTGCCGTTGGTTGCGTGTTCAAATAAAGGCGGCGGAAAAGCTGAATTCAAGAACGATGTGGATAAGGCCAGCTACGCTATCGGTATGCAGATCGGCCGTAATTTCAAAGATAACAAGATCGATCCCGCCGATCTGAATCTCGCCATGTTCCAGAAAGGCATCACCGATATCCTTGATAACAAAGCCACCGCCCTTCCGGACAGCGATATTGCCAAGGTTATGGACGCTTTTTCTACAAAGTTGAAAGCCAAACAGGAAACCGCACTCAAAAAAGAAAAATCTGAAAATCAGGCCAAGGCCAGCGCTTTCCTTGCTGAGAATGCCAAAAAAACAGGCGTGATTACCCTTCCTCCCGACAGCCTCCAGTACACGGTGATGAAAGAGGGCGCCGGGCCCATGCCGAAACCCACAGACACGGTAAAAATTCTGTACAAGGGAACTTTGATTGACGGTACTGAATTCGACAGTTCGCAGGTACACGGCGGCCAGCCGATCGAATTCCCTGTAAACCAGGTGATCCCCGGCTGGACCGAGATCATCCCGATGATGAAAGTGGGTTCCAAGTGGAAGGTGTTCATTCCACCGAAACTGGCTTACGGCGAACGGGCTACGCCCAAAATTGGCGCCAATTCCCTGCTTATTTTCGAGATCGAGCTCCTTGAAATTTCCCCGCCGGCCCCGACATCCGCACAGGCTCCGGATGTGAAACTCTCACCGAAGCCAAGAGTTGCGCCAAAGAAATGA